Within the Arthrobacter sp. V1I7 genome, the region GGTGTCCTGGCCGCCAACTCCGGACCGATCATCGACGAAGAGGTCTTCCCGGCGGACAAGCTGATCAGCGACGACGAAATCGTCAAGGGCAGGCCGTTTGCCGGCCCCTACACGATCGAAAGCTACAAGAAGAATGAACTGGTCAGCCTGAAGGCCAACCCGGACTATCAGGGCCTGCTGGGCAAGCCGGCCAATGACGGCGCCACGATCAAGTACTACGCGGACTCGAACAACCTCAAGCTGGACGTCCAGCAGGGCAACATAGACGTCGCCGGACGCAGCCTGACCGCGACGGACGCCGCGGACCTCGAGAAGGATTCCAAGGTCAAGGTGCACAAGGGCCCCGGCGGCGAGCTGCGCTACATCGTGTTCAACTTCGACACCATGCCCTTCGGTGCCAAGGCGGCCGACGCCGACCCGGCCAAGGCGCTCGCTGTCCGCCAGGCGATGGCCCACCTCGTGGACCGCGACGCGATTGCCACGCAGGTCTACAAGAGCACCTACCTGCCGGCCTACTCCGTCGTTCCCGACGGTTTCGTCGGCGCCATCCAGCCGCTGAAGGAAATGTACGGCGACGGAACCGGCAAGCCCAGCCCCGACAAAGCCAGGAAGGCCTTCGCCGACGCCGGCGTCACGGCTCCGGTCACCATCAAGCTGCAGTACAACCCGGACCACTACGGCAAGTCCTCGGGCGATGAGTACGCCATGATCAAGGAGCAGCTGGAAAAGTCGGGCCTGTTCAAGCTGGAGCTGCAGTCCACCGAGTGGGTCACCTACTCCAAGGACCGTACCGCCGATGCCTACCCGGTGTACCAGCTCGGCTGGTTCCCGGACTACTCCGACGCGGACAACTACCTCACGCCGTTCTTCGCTCCGGGCAACTTTCTGAATAACCACTATGAGAACCCGGCTGTCACGGACCTGATCGGCAAGCAGCTGACCACGGTGGACAAGGCGGAACGTGAAAAGGTGCTCGGCGAGGCCCAGACCGCCGTCGCCAAGGATCTCTCCACGCTGCCGCTGCTGCAGGGCGCCCAGCTGATGGTCGCCGGGAAGGACATCAAGGGCGTCGAATCGACCCTCGATGCCTCCTTCAAGACCCGACTTGGAGTGATTTCCAAGTAGCACCAACGCCCATCGGGTTCCGACCAGCCAGGGAGGCGGGGCGCCTGCACGGCGTCCCGCCTTTCTTGCTGGTGAGAACGACTCCCGAAGCTCACGAGGCCGAAGGAAGCACACATTTAGGTACCAATGACAACACTTATCGAGGCGCCGCCAACAGACGCCGACGGCCTCCTGCCGTCAAAGAAGAAGAAGTCCGGCGGGGGACTGGGCCAATATCTCGTGATCAGGTTCTTCCTGATCTTCCCGACGATTCTCATCCTCGTCACCATGGTGTTCTTCCTGATGCGCATCACCGGCGATCCCATCACCGCGGCCCTGGGCGGCCGGCTCCCGCCGGAGCAGCTCCAGGAGCGGATCACGGCCGCCGGCTACGACCGGCCCATCTTCGTGCAGTACTTCGAATACCTCGGCCAGCTCATCACCGGAAACTTTGGCACCACGCTCTCCGACAACCGCCAGGTCTCCGAAATGCTCGCCACCTACGGCGCCGCCACCCTGGAACTGACCATCAACGCCCTGGTGATAGCCCTGCTCGTGGGGATCCCGCTGGGCATGATCGCCGCGCACCGGCGCGACAAGGCTCCGGATGCCGTGCTGCGCATCTTTGCCATCCTCTGCTACGCCACGCCGGTCTTTTTCGCCGGGCTCCTCTTCAAGCTGACCTTCTCGGTGTGGTTGGGCTGGCTCCCGGTCGCCGGACGCGCGAAAACTTCCACCGAACTCGCCCTGACCTCCCTCCAGGCGCCGAGCGGGGTTTATTGGCTCGACGCGCTCCGCAGCGGGAACATGGCCGCCTTGGGCGATGTGATGGCCCACGCCGTGCTGCCCGCCCTCGCGCTTGGCCTGCTGACCGCCGGCATCTTCCTGCGCCTGGTCCGGACCAACGTGATCGGAACCCTCGGCAGGGACTACGTCGAGGCCGGCCGCTCCCGCGGGGTGAGCGAATTCCGCCTCGTCACCAAGCACGCCTACAAGCCGGCACTGATTCCCATCATCACCGTGATGGGGCTGCAGATCGCCGTGCTGTTGGGCGGGGCGGTGCTGACCGAGACCACGTTCGAGTGGAAGGGGCTGGGCTTCCAGCTGGTCAACTACCTTACGGCACGCGACTTCGTGGCGGTCCAGGGGATTGTGGTCCTCCTCGCCGTGATCGTGGCCGTGACCAACTTCATCGTGGATATTCTCGCCGCGCTGATCGACCCCCGCGTGAGGTACTGATATGAGCATCGAACCCGCCATTGCGGCCGGGAACCGCCGCGCACCGTGGTACCGCCGGCTGCCGGTCGTGTCGCACTTCACCAAGAGCGTGGGCCTGCAGCGGGGCATGCTCGTGGCCGGGCTCGTCCTGACCGCGGCCTTCCTGCTGACCGCGATCTTCGCGCCCCTGATCGCGCCGTACGGGTTTTCCCAGATTTCCGACGCCGACGGCAGCTTCCCGGCGCAGGAGGCCCCCGGCGGCAAGCACCTCTGGGGCACCACCGTCGGCGGCTACGACGTCTTCTCCCGGGTCGTCTGGGGGGCGCAGACCGCCGCCCTGGTGATCGTCGTCGCCGTGGTCATGTCGATCTTCATCGGCGTCATCCTGGGCCTGGTCAGCGGCTACATCGGCGGCTGGCTGGACCGGATCGTCGTCGTGATCGCCGACGCCATCTACGCCTTCCCGCCCCTGCTCGTCGCCATCGTGATGGCGATCGCCATCAGCGGCGGCAGGTCCAGCCTCTGGGGCGGCATCCTCGCGGCGGCGTTTTCCATCACCGTCGTCTTCATCCCGCAGTACCTCCGCGTCATCCGGGCCGAGACCATCCGGCTCAAGGCGGAACCGTTCGTGGAATCGGCGAAGGTCGTGGGCGCCTCCAACATCCGCATCATGAGCCGCCACATCTTCAAAAACGCCACACGGACGCTGCCACTGATCTTCACGCTCAATGCCTCGGAGGCCATCCTGACGCTCGCCGGTCTGGGCTTCCTCGGCTTCGGCATCGAACCGACCTCTGCCGCCGAGTGGGGCTTCGACCTCAACAAGGCTCTTGCTGACACCACCTCCGGCATCTGGTGGACGGGCGTGTTCCCCGGCCTGGCGATTGTGCTCACCGTCCTGGGACTGACGCTGGTCGGGGAAAGCATCAACGACCTCAACGATCCCCGTCTGCGCGGCCGGAAGAGTGCCTCCGCCGGCAAAGCCGCCATGGCGGCCAGCGAAGCAGAAGTGGGAAGTTCATGACCACCAATATCGACGCACACGGCCGCGGCGCCGGGCCCGTCCTGGAGATCGACCACCTCAAGGTCACCTTCGCCACCGACGCCGGGGACGTGTATGCAGTCAAGGACGTCAGCCTGGAGGTCAATCCCGGCGAGGTGGTGGCCATTGTCGGCGAATCCGGCTCAGGCAAAACCGTCACCGCGAAGACGATCCTTGGACTGCTGCCGGAAACGGCGCTCAGCTCCGGAGCGGTACTGATCAACGGCAACAACGTGATCAGCGTCAGCCCGTCAAAACTCCGGGAGATCCGCGGCCGCGACGTCGCCATGGTCTTCCAGGAGCCGTCCACCGCCCTCAACCCGGTCTTCACGGTCGGCTGGCAGATCGCCGAAGGCATCCGCGCCCACGCGGGTCACGGCGGAACCGGGCGGGTCAATGCCAGGGACGCCAAGGCGCGTGCCATCGAGGCCCTCCGCAAGGTCGGCATCCCGGATCCGGAAACCCGGGTCAACTACTATCCGCACCAGTTTTCCGGCGGGCAGAAACAACGCGTCGTGATCGCGGCGGCGCTGGCCCTGAACCCGGGGCTCATCGTCGCTGATGAGCCCACCACCGCCCTGGATGTCACCGTCCAGGCGGAGATCCTGGAGCTGCTGCGTGATCTCCGCGACCGGTACGGCACGTCGATCGTGCTCATTACGCACAACATGGGCGTGGTGGCCGACCTCGCAGACCGCGTGGTCGTGATGTACCAGGGCGACGTTGTCGAAGAGGCAAGCGCCCGGACCCTCTTTGCGGAGCCCCGGCAGGACTACACCAGGAAACTGCTGGCCGCGGTCCCGCACCTCGGCAGGAACTCGGCCTCGGAAGGCCTTGTCGAGCGTGCCCACCAGGGCGGGAAGGTCCTGGTCGAGGCCAGGGATCTGCGCATCGAATACCCCGGCCGGCTGGGCAGCCCGGCGTTCAAGGCCGTCGACGGCGTGGACTTCACGCTCTCCGAGGGTGAAGTGTTCGGCCTGGTGGGTGAGTCCGGCTCCGGCAAGACGACCATCGGCCGGGCCATTGCCGGGCTCAACAAAACCACGGGCGGCAGCCTGTTGGTGCTCGACTACGAGATGCTCCACCTCAAGGAGCGCACCTTCAAGCCGCTGCGCAAGGAGATCGGCTTCGTGTTCCAGGACCCGGCCGCGTCCTTCAACCCGCAGCTGACAATTGGCGACTGCATCGCGGAACCGCTCATCATCCACAGCAAGCCGACCCCGGCGCAGGCCCGCCAGCGGACCCGTGAGCTGCTGGAATCCGTGCAGCTGCCGGCGTCGTACGCCGAGCGGTACCCGCACGAACTCTCCGGCGGCCAGCGGCAGCGGGCCTCGCTGGCGCGTGCGCTGATCCTGAACCCGAAGCTGCTGATCGCCGACGAACCCACGTCGGCCCTGGACGTGTCCGTCCAGGCGAAGGTGCTGGAGCTGTTCAAGGAGATCCAGACCGAGTTCGGATTTGCCTGCCTGTTCATCAGCCACGACCTTGCCGTGGTGGACATCCTGTCCCCCTGGGTGGGAGTGCTTTACAAGGGCAGGATGGTGGAGCAGGGGCTTGGGAACCAGGTGATGGGCAACCCGCAGCACGGCTACACCCGGAAGCTCATCGCATCCCTGCCCGTTCCGGACCCCGATGAGCAGGCCCGGCGCCGGGCGGAGTTCCGCGCCGTACTGCACGGCTGAGACCCCTCCGGCGCTCGCCGGCGGGACATGCCCACCGTCCACGGTGAACGGTGGGCATGTCCCTTGCACGGGCGAACGCGCGTACCAGCAGCCCCGGCAGGACGGCGCTAACAGCAGGAACGATTAGCCCCGGTGCCCCTAGACTGGGTCAATGACCGAGCAGAACCAGACTCATCCCGATGCCGATTCCTATGATCCTGGGGCCAGTTCCCTGGCCGGCCAGGTGGATCCCGCGGTGATGGCGGAACTGTTGTCGATCCGCTCCAGCATCGACAACATCGATGCCACCCTCGTGTACCTGCTGGCGGAACGGTTCAAGGCGACCCAGAAAGTCGGCTTCCTCAAGGCCGCGCACAAGCTTCCCGCAGGGGACCCGGGCCGCGAGAGCGCCCAGATCGCCCGGCTGCGACGGCTCGCCGCCGAGGCGCACCTGGACCCTGCCTTCGCCGAAAAATTCCTGAACTTCATCATCGGCGAGGTCATCCGCCACCACGAAGCGATCGCGGAAGACCATGAGGCGGCCCAGTCGCACGGTTCCGGCCGCACCGCTCCCGCCGGTCCCACGGTTTCCGCGGATGCCTGAGATGGCCGCTTCCACGCCCCCCGGTCCCGGACAGGTCACGGCGACGGCGCTCGGCCCGTGGCCCGGCGAAGACCCGATTGAGGCCGCCCGGATCATCCGCGGTGAACTCGGCAGCCCCCACCTGCCCTTCCTGGCCGAGCTCCCGGACCGCGGCGTCGGCTCGGACGCCCTCGGCCGGACGGCCTCCCTGCTCGTTGAGCTTGCCGTGGACGTCCAGCCCTACGGCTGGCGGATCGTGGACCGGCCAGGCAAGGACCTGATGCGGGCGCGCTCGGCCCTCTCCACCGACATCAACGTCCTCGCCGACGTGGTCGGCGCCGAGGACACCCCCGCCGCGGACCTCAAGATCCAGCTGCGCGGCCCGCTCAGCCTCGCCGCCGGCCTGCACCTGCACAACGGGGAGCGGGCGCTCATCGATTACGGTGCCCGCCGCGACATCGCCTCCTCGCTGGCCGCCGGTGCCGGCAGTTATCTCAAGCGGGTGGCCGCGGCGGCCCCCGGGGCGCGGATCGTGGTGCAGATCGACGAGCCTGAGATCGCGTCCGTCCTGGCCGGCACCATCCCCACGTCCAGCGGTTACCGCACCCTGCGCTCCGTCCCCGGCCAGGAGGCCACCGACTCCTGGCAGCTGCTCATCGAAGCGCTGCGGGCCGCCGGCGCCGTCGAAATCGTCGTCGCGGTCCCGGAAATCGAGGCACCCTTTGACCGGATCCTGGCCTCCGGGGCGGACGGGATCGCCGTCCCGTTGCGCGCCCTGACCTCGCGCCAGTGGGAGCAGCTGGCCGGGGCCGTGGAGGCGGGCAAGCGGCTGTGGGCAGGTGCGCTGGACGTGGGCCCGCCGTCGGCGTCGCTGCCGCGCGTCACCGACACCGTCGACACGGTGTGGCGCCCCTGGCGGCAGCTCGGGCTCCCGGCGTCCACACTGGCCGCACTGCGGGTCACCCCCGCGGAGGGGCTGGAGCGGCACTCGCCGTCGTCCGCGACGGCGGTGCTGACCCGGCTGACCCAGGTCGCGGACGGGCTCAACCAGCTCGCCCTTGGCTAAAGGGCAACCATTGCCGGAATTCAGACCCGGTTTTCCCAGCGGTCCGGCCGGGCACGGTCGGGCAGGTAGCCCGGGGCCGTGCTGCCGCCAGGGTACGCTTCGAGCCGGTAGTCGAAGTGCCCGGCGTAGA harbors:
- a CDS encoding ABC transporter permease — protein: MSIEPAIAAGNRRAPWYRRLPVVSHFTKSVGLQRGMLVAGLVLTAAFLLTAIFAPLIAPYGFSQISDADGSFPAQEAPGGKHLWGTTVGGYDVFSRVVWGAQTAALVIVVAVVMSIFIGVILGLVSGYIGGWLDRIVVVIADAIYAFPPLLVAIVMAIAISGGRSSLWGGILAAAFSITVVFIPQYLRVIRAETIRLKAEPFVESAKVVGASNIRIMSRHIFKNATRTLPLIFTLNASEAILTLAGLGFLGFGIEPTSAAEWGFDLNKALADTTSGIWWTGVFPGLAIVLTVLGLTLVGESINDLNDPRLRGRKSASAGKAAMAASEAEVGSS
- a CDS encoding ABC transporter ATP-binding protein; amino-acid sequence: MTTNIDAHGRGAGPVLEIDHLKVTFATDAGDVYAVKDVSLEVNPGEVVAIVGESGSGKTVTAKTILGLLPETALSSGAVLINGNNVISVSPSKLREIRGRDVAMVFQEPSTALNPVFTVGWQIAEGIRAHAGHGGTGRVNARDAKARAIEALRKVGIPDPETRVNYYPHQFSGGQKQRVVIAAALALNPGLIVADEPTTALDVTVQAEILELLRDLRDRYGTSIVLITHNMGVVADLADRVVVMYQGDVVEEASARTLFAEPRQDYTRKLLAAVPHLGRNSASEGLVERAHQGGKVLVEARDLRIEYPGRLGSPAFKAVDGVDFTLSEGEVFGLVGESGSGKTTIGRAIAGLNKTTGGSLLVLDYEMLHLKERTFKPLRKEIGFVFQDPAASFNPQLTIGDCIAEPLIIHSKPTPAQARQRTRELLESVQLPASYAERYPHELSGGQRQRASLARALILNPKLLIADEPTSALDVSVQAKVLELFKEIQTEFGFACLFISHDLAVVDILSPWVGVLYKGRMVEQGLGNQVMGNPQHGYTRKLIASLPVPDPDEQARRRAEFRAVLHG
- a CDS encoding ABC transporter substrate-binding protein, which encodes MAMNKKALQSAIALAGVSALALTACTGPSGGGAATGSAAGGGTITYGTTDKVVTLDPAGSYDAGSFLVMNQIYPFLLNAKPGTADSTPDIAESASFTSPTEYTVKLKSGLKFANGHALTSSDVKYSIDRVVAIADDNGPASLLGNLASVEARDDTTVVFTLKAGNDQVFPGVLAANSGPIIDEEVFPADKLISDDEIVKGRPFAGPYTIESYKKNELVSLKANPDYQGLLGKPANDGATIKYYADSNNLKLDVQQGNIDVAGRSLTATDAADLEKDSKVKVHKGPGGELRYIVFNFDTMPFGAKAADADPAKALAVRQAMAHLVDRDAIATQVYKSTYLPAYSVVPDGFVGAIQPLKEMYGDGTGKPSPDKARKAFADAGVTAPVTIKLQYNPDHYGKSSGDEYAMIKEQLEKSGLFKLELQSTEWVTYSKDRTADAYPVYQLGWFPDYSDADNYLTPFFAPGNFLNNHYENPAVTDLIGKQLTTVDKAEREKVLGEAQTAVAKDLSTLPLLQGAQLMVAGKDIKGVESTLDASFKTRLGVISK
- a CDS encoding ABC transporter permease, with translation MTTLIEAPPTDADGLLPSKKKKSGGGLGQYLVIRFFLIFPTILILVTMVFFLMRITGDPITAALGGRLPPEQLQERITAAGYDRPIFVQYFEYLGQLITGNFGTTLSDNRQVSEMLATYGAATLELTINALVIALLVGIPLGMIAAHRRDKAPDAVLRIFAILCYATPVFFAGLLFKLTFSVWLGWLPVAGRAKTSTELALTSLQAPSGVYWLDALRSGNMAALGDVMAHAVLPALALGLLTAGIFLRLVRTNVIGTLGRDYVEAGRSRGVSEFRLVTKHAYKPALIPIITVMGLQIAVLLGGAVLTETTFEWKGLGFQLVNYLTARDFVAVQGIVVLLAVIVAVTNFIVDILAALIDPRVRY
- a CDS encoding chorismate mutase; the encoded protein is MTEQNQTHPDADSYDPGASSLAGQVDPAVMAELLSIRSSIDNIDATLVYLLAERFKATQKVGFLKAAHKLPAGDPGRESAQIARLRRLAAEAHLDPAFAEKFLNFIIGEVIRHHEAIAEDHEAAQSHGSGRTAPAGPTVSADA